A single window of Thermovenabulum gondwanense DNA harbors:
- a CDS encoding SoxR reducing system RseC family protein, with the protein MREKALVLRKVNDEAELEVLRGSACGSCKGCPESSKKKRLIVWAKDTVGVESGQLVEIEMEAKGVLSATFIMYLFPLIVFLLGVAGGYEFAPLLNIELKEPFALLTGIIGLAISYLFIYLNNRRFEKSQIYKSKIVNIIDKFSK; encoded by the coding sequence ATGCGGGAAAAAGCATTGGTCTTAAGAAAAGTAAATGACGAAGCGGAATTAGAAGTTTTAAGGGGATCGGCCTGTGGTTCCTGCAAGGGGTGCCCGGAAAGCTCTAAGAAGAAAAGATTAATAGTTTGGGCTAAGGATACGGTCGGAGTCGAAAGCGGACAGCTTGTAGAAATTGAAATGGAAGCAAAAGGAGTACTCTCTGCCACATTTATCATGTATCTTTTTCCTTTAATAGTATTTTTATTAGGTGTAGCAGGTGGATATGAGTTTGCGCCTTTATTGAATATAGAACTTAAAGAGCCCTTTGCCTTATTGACAGGAATAATAGGATTGGCAATTTCATATCTATTTATTTACCTTAACAATCGAAGGTTTGAAAAAAGCCAGATTTATAAAAGCAAAATTGTAAATATTATTGATAAATTTAGTAAATAA
- a CDS encoding metal-sensitive transcriptional regulator, with protein MEHHQCSYLNKKENIKVRLSRIEGQIKGIEKMIEEGKYCVDVLNQIAAVRAALKKVGLIILREHTKGCVLNSKGTRKEEEKINELMELIEKFLK; from the coding sequence TTGGAGCACCATCAATGCTCTTACCTTAATAAAAAAGAAAATATTAAAGTTAGACTTTCAAGGATTGAAGGCCAAATAAAGGGTATTGAAAAAATGATTGAAGAGGGAAAATACTGTGTGGATGTATTAAATCAAATTGCTGCGGTTCGAGCTGCTTTAAAAAAAGTAGGATTAATTATATTAAGAGAGCATACTAAGGGATGTGTATTAAATTCTAAAGGTACCAGGAAAGAGGAAGAAAAAATAAATGAACTTATGGAATTAATAGAAAAATTCTTAAAATGA
- the aspS gene encoding aspartate--tRNA ligase yields MEGMKRTHSCGSLGMKDVGKEVVLTGWVQTRRDLGGVIFIDLRDRSGIVQVVFSEDYSHEAFELAGDLRSEYVIAVKGEVRERPQENKNPKISTGDIEVFVKEIKILSSAKTPPFPIEDSIKVDESLRLKYRYLDLRRPVMLNNFIFRHRVSKSIRDFLDGEGFIEVETPMLTRSTPEGARDFLVPSRLNPGTFYALPQSPQLFKQILMVSGIERYYQIVRCFRDEDLRADRQPEFTQLDIEMSFVDVDDVISLNERLIKYVVETVTGKEIKIPFKRITYKEAMEKYGSDKPDIRFGLEIIDVTEEIKNSEFKVFREVAEKGGRVRGINIEDGANIFSRKGIDELVEKAKEFGAKGLAWIVLASEGIKSPISKFFKEEELKSIVEKMRAKTGDLLIFIADENENLVAQQMGQMRLYLGKTLNLIDKNALEFLWVVEFPLLEWDEEEKRFVAMHHPFTSPMDEDIPLLDTSPEKVRAKAYDIVLNGVELGGGSIRIYRTELQEKMFEVLGFTRERAWNNFGFLLKAFEYGTPPHGGIAYGLDRMVMLLLGLESIRDCIAFPKTQNGTCLLTEAPAKVEPKQLRELHIKIDA; encoded by the coding sequence ATGGAAGGAATGAAGAGAACTCATTCTTGCGGTAGTCTGGGTATGAAAGATGTGGGTAAAGAGGTCGTGCTAACCGGGTGGGTACAAACAAGAAGGGATTTGGGAGGCGTTATATTTATTGATTTAAGAGATAGGAGCGGTATAGTACAGGTAGTTTTTAGCGAAGATTACAGCCATGAAGCCTTTGAATTAGCAGGAGATCTAAGAAGCGAATACGTAATTGCCGTAAAAGGAGAGGTAAGGGAAAGACCACAGGAGAACAAAAATCCTAAAATATCTACAGGAGACATTGAAGTATTTGTTAAAGAAATAAAGATATTGAGCAGCGCTAAAACTCCTCCTTTTCCAATTGAGGATAGTATAAAAGTAGATGAAAGTTTAAGGTTAAAATACAGGTATTTAGATTTAAGAAGGCCTGTTATGCTAAATAACTTTATTTTTCGTCACAGGGTAAGTAAGTCTATCAGGGATTTTCTTGATGGAGAAGGTTTCATAGAAGTAGAGACACCTATGCTTACAAGAAGTACTCCTGAAGGGGCAAGGGATTTTTTAGTCCCCAGCCGATTAAATCCGGGAACCTTTTATGCATTACCGCAATCGCCACAACTTTTTAAACAGATATTAATGGTATCGGGCATTGAACGATATTATCAAATTGTTCGTTGCTTCAGAGATGAGGACTTAAGAGCTGATAGACAACCTGAATTCACACAGCTGGATATTGAGATGTCTTTTGTAGATGTGGATGATGTCATCAGTTTGAATGAGAGACTTATAAAATATGTGGTTGAGACGGTAACCGGTAAAGAAATAAAGATTCCCTTTAAAAGAATTACATATAAAGAAGCGATGGAAAAATACGGCTCGGATAAACCGGATATAAGATTTGGTCTCGAGATTATTGATGTTACTGAAGAAATCAAAAACAGCGAGTTCAAAGTCTTTAGGGAAGTAGCGGAAAAAGGAGGAAGGGTTAGAGGAATTAACATAGAAGACGGAGCCAATATATTCTCAAGAAAAGGAATAGACGAGCTGGTGGAAAAGGCAAAAGAATTCGGTGCAAAAGGCCTTGCCTGGATCGTTCTTGCTTCTGAAGGTATAAAATCTCCTATTTCGAAGTTTTTTAAGGAAGAAGAACTAAAGAGTATAGTAGAAAAAATGAGAGCAAAAACGGGAGACTTGCTTATTTTTATTGCCGATGAGAATGAGAACCTGGTCGCTCAACAGATGGGACAAATGAGATTATATCTTGGGAAGACTTTGAACCTGATTGATAAAAATGCATTGGAATTTTTGTGGGTAGTAGAATTTCCTCTTTTAGAGTGGGATGAGGAAGAAAAAAGGTTTGTTGCAATGCATCATCCTTTTACTTCGCCTATGGATGAAGACATCCCGCTTCTGGATACTTCACCGGAAAAAGTGAGGGCAAAGGCTTATGATATAGTTTTAAATGGGGTTGAGCTCGGAGGAGGAAGTATAAGAATTTATAGAACCGAACTTCAGGAAAAAATGTTTGAAGTGCTTGGTTTTACCCGGGAGAGGGCGTGGAATAATTTTGGATTCCTTCTTAAAGCTTTTGAGTACGGAACACCCCCTCACGGAGGAATTGCCTATGGACTTGACAGGATGGTAATGCTGCTTTTAGGGCTGGAAAGCATAAGGGATTGTATTGCTTTTCCAAAGACGCAAAACGGCACTTGTTTGCTGACAGAAGCACCTGCAAAGGTAGAGCCCAAGCAATTGAGGGAGTTACATATAAAAATTGACGCCTGA
- the hisS gene encoding histidine--tRNA ligase: protein MLTKAPRGTKDILPDEINKWQFLESEFRKICDIFGYKEIRTPTFEHTELFLRGVGETTDIVEKEMYTFNDKSGRSLTLKPEGTAACARALIEHKLYNQSLPLKLYYIIPGFRYERPQAGRLREFHQFGVEVFGSDNPAIDVEVIGLAMMFLKGLGLEDLDLRINTLGCSKCRGNYREALKNYFSFKKESLCDTCRTRLDRNPLRILDCKNDDCKQILGESPKILDFLCDECKDHFEKVKRLLYSLKIDFTVDPMIVRGLDYYTKTVFEIISKDLGAQNTICGGGRYDGLVEECGGPHIPAAGFGMGIERLINVLENRGLLNLPQKGVDIFLVVMDEEGFETAYKLLFELRGKGLSAEIDYMNRSLKGQMKYADKLKAKFAIIVGEEEIKNNFLTVKDLSNGEQRKLNDKDLFEFLFNNIRKGCC from the coding sequence ATGCTAACTAAAGCGCCGAGAGGGACAAAGGACATACTCCCCGATGAAATAAATAAGTGGCAATTTTTAGAGAGTGAATTCAGGAAGATATGTGATATTTTTGGTTATAAAGAAATAAGGACTCCTACCTTTGAACACACGGAACTATTTTTAAGAGGAGTGGGCGAAACAACCGATATAGTAGAAAAAGAAATGTATACTTTTAACGATAAGTCAGGGAGAAGCTTAACATTAAAACCGGAAGGTACTGCGGCCTGTGCAAGAGCTCTCATAGAACATAAACTTTACAATCAATCACTGCCATTAAAATTATATTATATCATTCCCGGATTTAGATATGAAAGGCCTCAAGCGGGAAGATTGAGAGAATTTCATCAATTTGGCGTTGAGGTCTTTGGATCGGATAACCCTGCAATAGATGTAGAGGTAATTGGTTTAGCTATGATGTTTTTGAAAGGTCTTGGATTGGAAGATTTGGATTTAAGGATAAATACACTTGGATGCAGTAAATGCAGGGGAAACTACCGGGAAGCTTTAAAGAATTATTTTTCTTTTAAAAAGGAAAGTTTGTGCGATACTTGCAGGACAAGATTGGATAGAAATCCTCTGAGGATTTTAGATTGTAAAAACGATGATTGCAAACAAATACTTGGAGAATCCCCAAAAATTTTAGATTTTTTATGCGATGAGTGCAAGGATCATTTTGAAAAGGTCAAAAGACTATTATATTCGCTAAAAATAGATTTTACGGTGGACCCTATGATAGTTAGAGGACTTGATTATTACACTAAAACTGTATTTGAAATAATATCTAAGGATTTAGGAGCGCAGAACACTATTTGCGGAGGCGGAAGATACGACGGTCTTGTAGAAGAATGCGGGGGTCCTCATATTCCGGCTGCGGGATTTGGAATGGGAATAGAGAGGCTTATAAATGTTCTTGAAAACAGAGGTCTATTGAACCTGCCTCAAAAAGGAGTTGATATTTTTTTAGTTGTAATGGATGAAGAAGGTTTTGAAACTGCATATAAGTTATTATTTGAATTAAGAGGAAAAGGATTATCTGCGGAAATAGATTACATGAACAGAAGTTTAAAAGGACAAATGAAGTATGCGGATAAATTAAAAGCAAAATTTGCAATTATTGTAGGCGAAGAAGAAATCAAAAACAATTTTCTTACAGTGAAAGATTTATCTAATGGAGAACAGCGAAAGTTAAACGATAAGGATTTATTTGAATTTTTATTTAATAATATTAGAAAGGGTTGTTGTTAA